One region of Sulfuriroseicoccus oceanibius genomic DNA includes:
- the yidD gene encoding membrane protein insertion efficiency factor YidD, translating to MKWLLIALIRFYQIVISKPLHFICGPFAGCRFEPSCSEYGLQAVRYHGAIRGGWLALVRICRCNPWGGCGWDPVPGVPEVDNGQSRSPVSTSKSCDHCGD from the coding sequence GTGAAGTGGTTGTTGATCGCGTTGATCCGGTTTTACCAGATCGTCATCAGCAAGCCCTTGCACTTTATCTGCGGGCCGTTTGCGGGCTGCCGCTTTGAGCCGAGTTGCTCAGAGTACGGGTTGCAGGCAGTTCGTTATCACGGTGCGATCCGAGGTGGTTGGTTGGCGCTTGTGCGGATTTGCCGGTGTAACCCGTGGGGAGGATGTGGTTGGGACCCTGTTCCGGGTGTTCCCGAGGTTGACAACGGGCAATCCCGGAGTCCTGTCTCTACCTCCAAGTCGTGTGATCACTGTGGTGATTGA
- a CDS encoding YidC/Oxa1 family insertase periplasmic-domain containing protein, with protein sequence MDRKAWIVVILCGIGLIANMWWSSEQAKKYAEQQQNQPQVEQTSEEAETNPVITAPGSSAAPAEVVKPESVVEAQEFEIVAETGYGEDKEAERVKYVFTNIGGGLARIEYLDDPSNKHTNGPKIVNENSNFAIGALTFGNDIERGGYEVVAQGERFIEFRGNTFQGMVATKRYELVEATSKEGANYRLTVKVSLELPGEGVITTDSIGMFFGEIGPEIAEEGVQLSGFGWLVDGETDFTSATKFKGGMFSDDRDEISETLTNPTWVAVMNQFYALVLSPTSGLEGDARLIARPVNVTVEGRQPGDAKDVKAVSGYLGLGSVNVAPGTKKDFEFELYAGPKNYEMLKKVGGERQLVMFYDDMPVIGFIAAPFSRLLNWGMHKIQTVSVNYGIAIICITLLIRIVLWPLYAKSQKTMKRMSKLAPMMQEIREKYADDPQKMNMKTMELYRDYGVSPMGGCLPMFLQMPIFFGFYRMLQYAAELRHEGFLWVPDLSQPDTLDHVFGFPINVLPLLMAVTMFIQMKITPKTTDNAQQKIFMFLPFVFLIICYNFASALALYWTTQNIFSIGQTWWASRQPDVELVKKPKKKRPSLAELQKQRAAMSQGRTVDEEPKKPKKRQPRTGG encoded by the coding sequence ATGGACCGTAAAGCGTGGATTGTCGTTATTTTGTGTGGCATTGGCTTGATTGCCAATATGTGGTGGAGCTCCGAGCAGGCGAAGAAGTACGCCGAGCAGCAGCAGAACCAGCCTCAAGTTGAACAGACTTCTGAGGAAGCTGAAACCAACCCGGTGATCACCGCGCCTGGCAGCTCTGCCGCTCCGGCGGAGGTGGTGAAGCCGGAGTCCGTGGTTGAAGCTCAGGAGTTCGAGATCGTCGCTGAGACCGGCTATGGCGAGGACAAGGAAGCCGAGCGCGTGAAGTACGTCTTCACCAACATTGGTGGTGGCTTGGCCCGTATCGAGTACTTGGATGACCCGTCCAACAAACACACCAATGGACCGAAGATCGTCAACGAGAACTCGAACTTCGCTATCGGTGCACTGACTTTTGGCAATGACATCGAGCGCGGCGGCTACGAGGTGGTTGCGCAGGGCGAGCGCTTCATTGAGTTCCGTGGCAACACATTCCAGGGAATGGTCGCGACCAAGCGCTACGAGCTGGTTGAAGCGACATCGAAAGAAGGCGCGAACTACCGCCTGACCGTGAAGGTCAGCCTTGAGCTTCCGGGCGAAGGGGTGATCACCACTGATTCGATCGGTATGTTCTTCGGTGAGATCGGACCGGAAATCGCAGAAGAGGGTGTGCAGCTCAGCGGTTTCGGCTGGTTGGTTGATGGTGAGACTGATTTCACCAGCGCGACCAAGTTCAAGGGCGGTATGTTCAGCGACGATCGCGACGAGATCAGCGAGACACTGACCAACCCGACCTGGGTGGCGGTGATGAACCAGTTCTACGCATTGGTGCTGTCGCCGACCAGTGGCCTCGAGGGGGACGCTCGTCTGATTGCCCGTCCGGTGAATGTGACCGTGGAAGGACGTCAGCCTGGCGATGCCAAGGATGTCAAAGCGGTGAGCGGATACCTCGGGCTCGGGAGCGTGAATGTGGCTCCAGGCACCAAAAAGGATTTTGAGTTCGAGCTCTACGCCGGACCGAAGAACTACGAGATGCTCAAGAAGGTGGGCGGTGAGCGTCAGTTGGTCATGTTCTACGATGACATGCCGGTGATCGGCTTCATCGCGGCTCCGTTCTCGCGCTTGCTCAACTGGGGGATGCACAAGATCCAGACGGTGAGCGTGAACTACGGTATCGCCATTATCTGCATCACCTTGCTCATCCGCATCGTGCTTTGGCCGCTGTACGCGAAGTCGCAGAAGACGATGAAGCGGATGTCGAAGCTGGCTCCAATGATGCAGGAGATCCGCGAAAAGTATGCGGATGACCCGCAGAAGATGAACATGAAGACCATGGAGCTCTACCGCGACTACGGTGTGAGCCCAATGGGCGGCTGCTTGCCAATGTTCCTCCAGATGCCGATCTTCTTCGGCTTCTACCGCATGCTCCAGTACGCAGCGGAACTGCGCCACGAAGGATTCTTGTGGGTGCCTGACCTTTCCCAGCCGGATACCCTTGATCATGTCTTTGGCTTCCCGATCAATGTGCTGCCATTGCTGATGGCTGTCACGATGTTCATCCAGATGAAGATCACGCCGAAGACCACGGACAACGCGCAGCAGAAGATTTTCATGTTCCTGCCGTTCGTGTTCCTGATCATCTGTTACAACTTCGCCTCGGCGCTTGCGTTGTACTGGACGACACAGAACATCTTCTCGATCGGTCAGACCTGGTGGGCGAGCCGCCAGCCGGACGTGGAGTTGGTGAAGAAGCCAAAGAAGAAGCGCCCATCGCTGGCTGAGTTGCAAAAGCAGCGCGCAGCAATGAGCCAGGGCCGCACGGTGGACGAAGAACCGAAAAAGCCGAAGAAGCGCCAGCCGCGCACCGGTGGTTAA
- a CDS encoding BrnT family toxin, which yields MEFDWLDIAIDTSKIQPRELEEAFEDPFSIRVLPESPYGDEESRFILLGRTLDSRSLFVVFWSDGKKVRVIAARDMTEQESHFYDRRNAELL from the coding sequence ATGGAATTCGACTGGCTGGACATCGCGATCGACACCTCCAAGATCCAACCGCGTGAACTCGAAGAAGCCTTCGAAGATCCATTCTCGATCCGCGTCCTACCGGAAAGCCCCTACGGAGATGAAGAGTCGCGCTTCATCCTGCTCGGCCGCACGCTGGACTCCCGTTCGCTTTTTGTCGTGTTCTGGTCGGACGGCAAAAAAGTCCGTGTCATCGCCGCACGCGACATGACCGAGCAGGAAAGTCATTTCTACGATCGCCGCAACGCCGAGTTGCTCTGA
- a CDS encoding phospho-sugar mutase, producing the protein MSTLQEKLTAARDGGQILESTFDNIHSLLDSSSNPLAEASITELVEGGEWAELNDRFFRKLAFGTGGLRGRTVGKVVTSAEQGSADEGARPEYPCVGTNSMNFFNLSRAMQGLVKFIQREHQGEGKPSIAIAHDTRHFSREFAEFCAKVATDLGVDAYLFATAVATPELSFAVRHLRTSAGVVLTASHNPSHDNGFKVSFSDGAQLIEPQATQLIELVNEVRSEQYDPVADQGTLHSVGNEMDEAYMKTLESLLLNPQLVADAEPPKIVFTNLHGVGGHIAVPILERLGMPCDTVAEQDVQDGAFPTVASPNPENAPALQMAVDQANATGADIVIGTDPDCDRMGVAVRGKDGQLHLLTGNQTGSLMTYYRVKTMIDQGIITDANREQAVVIKTFVTSALQDAICEHYGVGCVNTLTGFKYIAAKMKKYEAAIPTDLYDDYRSLSAEKSRELRLAHSRFYIFGAEESYGYLGNDAIRDKDGNGAVVMFAELAAYAKSLGKTIIELLDDIYKLFGYFLEVNKSKVFEGAEGAAKIAKLAASYADNPPAEVDGSKVVNVRDFSKDEIYDEEGDLIPKEKMLFVDLEDGRSFAVRPSGTEPKIKYYLFANRRPDEGSSLSDAQLATAKAEVGASIDSLWAALESDIDERLA; encoded by the coding sequence ATGTCCACACTTCAAGAAAAACTCACCGCAGCCCGTGACGGAGGTCAGATCCTCGAATCCACCTTCGACAACATTCACAGCTTGCTAGATTCGTCGTCGAACCCATTGGCGGAAGCATCGATCACAGAACTCGTCGAAGGCGGTGAGTGGGCGGAGCTGAACGACCGCTTCTTCCGCAAGCTGGCATTTGGTACCGGTGGATTGCGCGGGCGCACGGTGGGCAAGGTCGTGACCTCCGCCGAGCAGGGAAGTGCTGATGAAGGTGCGCGTCCGGAGTATCCATGCGTGGGCACCAATTCGATGAACTTCTTCAACCTGTCGCGCGCGATGCAGGGGTTGGTTAAATTTATCCAGCGCGAGCACCAGGGTGAGGGCAAGCCAAGCATTGCGATTGCCCATGACACGCGTCATTTCTCGCGCGAGTTCGCTGAGTTCTGCGCCAAAGTGGCGACTGATCTCGGCGTGGACGCTTATCTTTTCGCAACTGCCGTGGCGACGCCTGAGCTGTCGTTTGCCGTGCGTCATCTGCGCACCTCTGCAGGTGTGGTGTTGACCGCATCGCACAACCCGTCGCACGACAACGGATTCAAGGTGTCGTTCAGTGACGGGGCGCAGTTGATCGAGCCGCAGGCGACCCAGTTGATCGAGCTGGTGAACGAAGTGCGAAGCGAGCAGTACGATCCAGTTGCGGACCAGGGGACATTGCACAGCGTGGGCAATGAGATGGACGAGGCGTACATGAAGACGCTGGAGTCGCTTTTGCTCAACCCGCAACTCGTCGCGGATGCCGAGCCTCCGAAGATCGTCTTCACCAACCTGCACGGTGTGGGTGGCCATATCGCGGTGCCGATCCTCGAGCGACTTGGAATGCCATGCGACACCGTGGCCGAGCAGGACGTGCAGGACGGTGCGTTCCCAACCGTGGCCAGCCCGAACCCGGAAAACGCACCGGCCTTGCAGATGGCGGTCGACCAGGCGAATGCCACAGGAGCCGACATTGTGATCGGAACCGACCCTGACTGTGACCGCATGGGCGTGGCCGTGCGCGGCAAGGATGGTCAGTTGCATTTGCTCACCGGCAACCAGACCGGATCGCTGATGACCTACTACCGAGTCAAGACGATGATCGACCAGGGGATCATCACCGACGCCAACCGCGAACAGGCCGTGGTGATCAAGACCTTCGTGACCAGTGCGCTGCAGGACGCGATTTGCGAGCACTACGGAGTGGGCTGCGTCAACACATTGACCGGCTTCAAGTACATCGCCGCCAAGATGAAGAAGTACGAGGCCGCGATCCCTACCGACCTCTATGACGATTATCGCTCGTTGTCGGCGGAGAAGAGCCGTGAGCTGCGCTTGGCCCACTCGCGCTTCTATATCTTCGGAGCAGAGGAGAGCTACGGTTATCTCGGGAATGATGCGATCCGCGACAAGGACGGCAATGGTGCCGTTGTGATGTTTGCGGAGTTGGCGGCGTACGCCAAGTCGCTAGGCAAAACGATCATCGAGCTGCTTGACGATATCTACAAGCTCTTCGGGTACTTCCTGGAGGTGAACAAATCGAAGGTGTTCGAGGGGGCTGAAGGTGCGGCGAAGATTGCCAAACTGGCGGCTTCCTACGCGGACAATCCGCCGGCCGAGGTGGATGGCTCGAAAGTGGTCAACGTGCGCGATTTCTCCAAGGACGAGATTTACGACGAAGAGGGTGATCTGATCCCGAAAGAGAAGATGCTCTTTGTTGACTTGGAAGACGGGCGCAGCTTTGCGGTACGTCCATCCGGTACCGAGCCGAAGATTAAATATTATTTGTTTGCTAACCGTCGCCCTGACGAGGGAAGCTCACTGAGCGACGCCCAGCTCGCCACAGCCAAGGCTGAGGTCGGAGCCTCGATCGATTCACTGTGGGCGGCGCTTGAATCAGACATCGACGAGCGCCTCGCTTAA
- the rnpA gene encoding ribonuclease P protein component, whose protein sequence is MKLPRSRIIRASTDFAKVRKMGRTFAGRYLLIGVVRREGRPHQGERPRFGFVTPKYVGGAVQRNLVRRRFKALAVELGDSIDGPFDVVTVARRPAGNASYARLLNDWVKTARKAKLLPKDFRLPEPSQSKEGEA, encoded by the coding sequence ATGAAGCTGCCCAGGTCTCGAATTATCCGAGCGTCGACTGATTTCGCCAAAGTGCGGAAGATGGGTCGGACGTTTGCCGGGCGCTATTTGTTGATTGGTGTGGTGCGCCGTGAGGGGCGGCCACATCAAGGCGAGCGCCCGCGTTTTGGGTTTGTGACGCCGAAGTATGTCGGTGGCGCGGTGCAGCGCAACTTGGTGCGCCGTCGCTTCAAGGCGTTGGCGGTTGAGTTGGGGGATTCGATCGATGGGCCGTTTGATGTGGTGACCGTGGCGCGCCGACCCGCGGGGAATGCGTCATACGCGCGATTACTGAACGATTGGGTCAAGACCGCGCGCAAGGCAAAGTTGTTGCCCAAGGATTTTCGTTTGCCCGAGCCATCGCAATCAAAGGAGGGCGAGGCGTGA
- a CDS encoding HigA family addiction module antitoxin translates to MSDQMKVTKVPKLATNAACGIVADTISHFGLSQAEVARAMNVSPGLISDIVKGKKGVSVEFAIRFEKCFGVSSEWLVKTQSFHDYCTTWHKKEAAIASEVKPVEQAV, encoded by the coding sequence ATGAGCGATCAAATGAAAGTGACCAAAGTTCCAAAGCTTGCAACGAATGCCGCCTGCGGAATCGTTGCCGATACCATTTCGCATTTTGGATTGAGCCAGGCAGAAGTGGCGCGCGCGATGAACGTCAGCCCTGGTTTGATTTCCGATATCGTGAAAGGGAAGAAAGGGGTAAGCGTCGAATTTGCGATCCGCTTCGAGAAGTGCTTTGGCGTGTCGTCTGAGTGGCTGGTGAAGACCCAGTCATTCCATGACTACTGCACGACCTGGCACAAGAAGGAGGCCGCGATCGCCTCGGAGGTGAAGCCGGTCGAGCAGGCAGTGTAG
- a CDS encoding NfeD family protein: MSEFLRSWVMRWLACWVVLWGGAITAAADDGGVESVAVVNVGNDEVSRAADWRRVADVLQALQDAGEEQVVLQIRTTTGFDQRVAEQMVRKLPALEMRTVGWVDGTALSGGAIAALLCDELVVSPSAVIGDVFDPSSVAGRAPDDSGEAADKERAKDVRDAKRVARLLAAQLVAVTREHAWARPLVNGWFGDQAAAREKLGLEPAASGEEDAPLVLMADEAVAVGLAVRSADSLDDVAEGETQQLRTVREVERWAAEKKQRVDAAKEKQFAEDKQSADSASGDVQVAESDEQKSGPAVPFGNVDEVSYTDKIVVIEVGQDSLVNQANFEFMERALLKADKDGAKAIVFDMDTPGGLVWQTSELMLKTLINLKTPTFTYVNTRAISAGSLVAVATDAIYMAPGATIGSAGVVQGGGQDLAETMEQKVVSMVISTARNAAIQNGHNPDVVEAFIDKDKEVVIDGEVISKAGEMLNLNTPEATRKINGRPVLAKGEVNSIEELLAAEGIEYAPEDLIKAEQMGFEKFAFWVVKLAPLLIMLGVIGAYTEMKTPGLGIPGLVAICAFGIYFFGAHLAGKLAGFELVALFVLGMVLILLEIFVIPTTFIFGLIGAVMVFASLALGLVDKAPVIAPDGGDIQWGELLGDVLIDPLLMVSLGFAGAMAVILVLMRYLPSVPLFHRFILEKSVPVGTSSALGNEPADQTSQGAKSYVGRRGVADSVLRPSGRAMIDGEVVDVVSDGEFINQGAAVEVVAQEGLRVVVKEVEPDA, encoded by the coding sequence ATGAGTGAATTTTTGCGTAGTTGGGTAATGCGGTGGCTGGCATGTTGGGTGGTGCTGTGGGGTGGTGCGATCACCGCTGCGGCCGATGATGGCGGCGTGGAGTCGGTGGCTGTGGTGAATGTGGGCAACGACGAGGTAAGCCGGGCTGCGGATTGGCGCCGGGTTGCTGATGTGTTGCAAGCGTTGCAGGACGCGGGGGAAGAACAAGTCGTGTTGCAAATCCGGACGACGACAGGTTTCGACCAACGTGTGGCTGAGCAGATGGTTCGAAAACTGCCTGCACTGGAGATGCGGACGGTGGGTTGGGTGGATGGCACGGCGTTGTCCGGCGGGGCGATCGCCGCGTTGTTGTGCGACGAGCTCGTAGTTTCTCCATCGGCAGTGATCGGTGATGTCTTTGATCCTTCGAGTGTAGCGGGACGCGCGCCGGACGACAGCGGCGAGGCCGCGGATAAAGAGCGAGCGAAGGATGTGCGCGATGCCAAGCGGGTGGCGCGGTTGTTGGCGGCGCAGTTGGTGGCGGTTACACGGGAGCATGCGTGGGCACGGCCTTTGGTGAATGGGTGGTTTGGTGACCAGGCTGCGGCGCGTGAGAAGCTCGGGTTGGAGCCGGCCGCCAGTGGTGAGGAAGATGCTCCGCTGGTATTGATGGCGGATGAGGCCGTGGCAGTTGGGCTGGCGGTGCGCAGTGCGGACTCGTTGGATGATGTTGCGGAGGGTGAAACTCAGCAGCTGCGTACGGTGCGCGAGGTAGAGCGCTGGGCGGCGGAGAAAAAGCAGCGTGTTGATGCGGCCAAGGAGAAGCAATTTGCCGAGGACAAACAGAGTGCGGACTCCGCATCGGGCGATGTCCAAGTGGCGGAAAGTGACGAGCAAAAGTCCGGACCCGCGGTGCCATTTGGCAATGTGGATGAAGTCTCGTACACCGATAAGATTGTCGTGATCGAGGTGGGGCAGGATTCGTTGGTGAATCAGGCCAACTTTGAGTTCATGGAGCGCGCTTTGTTGAAAGCCGACAAAGATGGAGCAAAGGCGATTGTGTTCGATATGGACACGCCGGGGGGCTTGGTGTGGCAGACCAGTGAGCTGATGCTCAAGACGCTGATCAATTTGAAAACCCCGACCTTCACCTATGTGAACACGCGAGCGATTTCGGCGGGATCGCTGGTGGCGGTGGCGACCGATGCGATTTACATGGCGCCGGGCGCGACGATCGGCTCAGCCGGTGTGGTGCAAGGCGGTGGTCAGGATTTGGCCGAGACCATGGAGCAAAAGGTGGTCAGCATGGTGATCTCGACCGCACGCAACGCGGCGATTCAGAATGGCCACAACCCGGATGTGGTCGAGGCGTTTATCGACAAGGATAAGGAGGTGGTGATCGATGGAGAGGTGATCTCGAAGGCTGGCGAGATGCTCAATTTGAACACACCAGAAGCGACGCGGAAGATCAATGGGCGACCAGTGCTGGCGAAGGGAGAAGTGAACAGTATCGAGGAATTGCTGGCGGCCGAGGGGATCGAATACGCCCCAGAGGATCTCATCAAGGCCGAGCAGATGGGCTTTGAAAAGTTCGCTTTCTGGGTGGTGAAGCTGGCGCCGCTTCTGATCATGCTCGGCGTGATCGGTGCGTACACCGAAATGAAAACCCCAGGGCTCGGGATTCCCGGGTTGGTGGCGATTTGCGCATTTGGGATCTATTTCTTCGGCGCGCACTTGGCTGGCAAGCTTGCAGGGTTCGAACTGGTCGCGCTTTTCGTGCTTGGGATGGTGTTGATTTTGCTCGAGATATTCGTGATCCCGACGACCTTTATTTTCGGGCTGATCGGTGCGGTGATGGTGTTTGCGTCGTTGGCGCTTGGGTTGGTGGACAAGGCACCGGTGATTGCACCCGATGGTGGGGATATTCAGTGGGGGGAGTTGCTTGGGGATGTGTTGATCGACCCGTTGTTGATGGTGAGTCTGGGGTTTGCCGGAGCGATGGCTGTGATTCTTGTGTTGATGCGCTATTTGCCGAGTGTGCCGTTGTTCCACCGGTTCATCTTGGAGAAATCGGTGCCGGTGGGTACGTCGTCGGCGTTGGGCAATGAGCCGGCCGACCAGACATCGCAGGGGGCCAAGTCGTATGTCGGGCGTCGTGGTGTGGCGGACTCTGTGCTGCGTCCTTCCGGGCGTGCCATGATCGACGGCGAGGTGGTCGATGTCGTGTCCGATGGCGAGTTCATCAACCAGGGGGCAGCGGTAGAAGTCGTTGCTCAGGAAGGTTTGCGTGTGGTCGTCAAGGAAGTGGAACCGGATGCGTAG
- a CDS encoding CopG family antitoxin: MNAIQHWSEIPPFESEEDEAAFWENHTLDTKLIDSSVHRFDSKESTSITLRFDPRMLARIKRLARGRFLNYQSMIKQWLAERMEEELNKQDRP, translated from the coding sequence ATGAATGCCATCCAGCACTGGTCCGAGATACCCCCATTCGAGTCCGAGGAAGACGAAGCCGCTTTCTGGGAAAACCACACCCTCGACACCAAACTCATCGACTCCTCGGTCCACCGCTTTGACTCGAAAGAATCAACGTCGATCACCCTGCGCTTCGACCCACGCATGCTCGCCCGCATCAAGCGCCTTGCGCGAGGCCGGTTCCTCAACTACCAGAGCATGATCAAACAATGGCTCGCCGAGCGCATGGAGGAAGAACTCAACAAACAAGACCGCCCGTAA
- a CDS encoding endonuclease/exonuclease/phosphatase family protein, which translates to MIQLGRIVSLVSLLWLTLATMATASEVRFLAYNVKNYLTMERTAENGTVTAQPKPESEITALVEVIASSKPDIIGLCEIGTENDLADLQSRLKAAGIELPHRLLLDAPDPHRHLALLSSFPIVPHLLDPVPTFPIGATRMPINRGILDATVTIRPDFELRLMGVHLKSKREVPQFDQEEIRNQEAFVVRNHVIRSLNAAPKTRLILFGDFNDTKQSTAVHMIRDAGNPEHLLSDVRLQDSRGHVWTHFWAHNELYSRLDYVFVSRQLRPFVVMDQSRVIDHPATAEASDHRPLLIVIKSEAR; encoded by the coding sequence ATGATTCAGTTAGGTCGCATTGTCTCACTCGTCTCCCTGCTGTGGCTCACTCTCGCCACGATGGCCACCGCTTCGGAGGTTCGCTTCCTAGCCTACAACGTAAAGAACTACCTGACCATGGAGCGCACGGCTGAGAATGGCACCGTCACCGCCCAGCCCAAACCCGAAAGCGAAATCACCGCACTGGTCGAAGTGATCGCCTCCTCCAAACCAGACATCATCGGCCTCTGTGAAATAGGTACCGAGAACGATCTGGCAGACCTGCAAAGCCGACTCAAGGCCGCCGGCATCGAGCTCCCGCACCGCCTCCTGCTCGACGCGCCAGACCCTCACCGCCATCTCGCCCTGCTTTCGAGCTTCCCCATCGTCCCCCACCTTCTCGATCCCGTGCCCACATTTCCGATTGGCGCTACCCGCATGCCTATCAACCGCGGCATCCTCGACGCCACCGTGACAATCCGCCCAGACTTTGAACTCCGACTGATGGGCGTCCACCTGAAATCAAAACGCGAAGTTCCCCAGTTCGACCAGGAGGAGATCCGCAACCAGGAAGCGTTCGTCGTCCGCAACCACGTCATCCGTTCGCTCAACGCCGCGCCCAAGACCCGCCTCATTCTCTTCGGCGACTTCAATGACACGAAGCAATCGACCGCCGTCCACATGATCCGCGATGCAGGCAACCCGGAGCACCTACTCAGCGACGTAAGACTGCAGGACAGCCGCGGCCATGTCTGGACTCATTTCTGGGCGCACAACGAACTGTACTCGCGACTCGACTACGTTTTCGTCAGCCGCCAACTACGACCCTTCGTTGTGATGGACCAATCGCGAGTAATCGACCATCCGGCAACCGCCGAGGCCAGTGACCACCGCCCGCTACTGATCGTGATCAAATCCGAGGCCCGGTAG
- a CDS encoding class I SAM-dependent rRNA methyltransferase, whose product MHSNMLNIAEQKRKDGKFSTQSAFRLLDGIGDNLPGITIDSFAGRLLVQSEGDTLPPALVQELQSRGAPTYWKKLSIDQKQPPAHLCGPKVDEPFLIEENGLMFEIDFAAGYSQGIFIDQRDNRRRVIERTRPRHRVLNTFAYTCGFSVAAASAGATSTSLDLSQTYLDWGRRNLEHNGIDPQSQYFVRGDTLEWLDAFARKGRTFHGIILDPPTFSRVNSNKSRRGKSKAKSSTTWRVERDLPLLVEKAALVVEPGGWILCSSNCRKMSPAEFSANLTTGCRAAGRKAKVVHTKMPLDFTAPAYLHNAWLEFE is encoded by the coding sequence ATGCACAGTAATATGCTCAACATAGCTGAACAAAAAAGAAAGGACGGAAAATTTTCGACCCAGTCCGCATTTCGGCTGCTAGACGGAATTGGCGACAATCTTCCCGGCATCACCATCGACAGCTTTGCAGGCCGCCTGCTCGTCCAGTCGGAGGGCGACACGCTCCCACCTGCACTCGTTCAGGAACTTCAGTCGCGCGGCGCGCCTACCTACTGGAAGAAACTCAGCATCGATCAAAAACAACCACCCGCCCACCTCTGTGGCCCTAAGGTCGATGAACCATTTCTAATCGAAGAAAACGGACTGATGTTCGAAATCGATTTCGCCGCCGGCTACTCCCAGGGCATCTTCATCGACCAGCGCGACAACCGCCGCCGCGTCATCGAACGCACGCGCCCACGCCACCGCGTGCTCAACACATTCGCCTACACGTGCGGGTTCTCGGTCGCTGCCGCCAGCGCCGGTGCCACCAGCACCAGCCTCGACCTCTCCCAGACCTACCTCGACTGGGGCCGCCGCAACCTGGAGCACAACGGAATCGACCCGCAATCCCAGTACTTCGTGCGCGGCGACACACTGGAATGGCTCGATGCCTTCGCCCGTAAAGGCCGCACGTTCCACGGCATCATCCTCGACCCACCGACCTTCTCACGCGTCAACTCGAACAAATCACGCCGCGGTAAGTCGAAGGCAAAATCGTCGACCACCTGGCGCGTCGAGCGCGACCTGCCATTGCTCGTCGAAAAAGCCGCCCTCGTCGTCGAACCTGGCGGGTGGATCCTTTGCTCGTCCAACTGCCGCAAAATGAGCCCGGCTGAGTTCTCCGCCAACCTCACCACCGGATGCCGCGCCGCAGGCCGCAAAGCGAAAGTCGTGCACACCAAGATGCCGCTCGACTTCACCGCGCCAGCCTACCTCCACAACGCGTGGCTCGAGTTTGAATAG
- a CDS encoding VanZ family protein: protein MTEPAAGTQKPSIPPLLARWIRRPVFWGLLFIAWYALLYYLSSGPVTVRTGWTIPHADKIIHFLYFAGGGTGLHLLLRFHPRSRELALWKRIAIVTLTIALLGWLDEWHQSTTAQRNGNDIYDWTADVLGGLCSVVIARPIGRFIERKTAPLDTDTDATS from the coding sequence ATGACCGAGCCCGCTGCTGGAACCCAAAAGCCATCCATCCCCCCACTCCTCGCCCGCTGGATCCGCCGCCCCGTATTCTGGGGGCTGCTTTTCATCGCTTGGTACGCTCTGCTCTACTACCTCTCAAGCGGCCCGGTCACCGTGCGCACCGGATGGACAATCCCGCACGCCGACAAAATCATCCATTTCCTCTACTTCGCAGGCGGCGGCACGGGGCTCCACTTGCTCTTGCGATTCCACCCACGCTCACGGGAGCTTGCATTGTGGAAACGCATCGCCATCGTCACCCTCACCATCGCCCTGCTCGGATGGCTCGACGAATGGCACCAAAGCACCACCGCTCAGCGTAACGGCAATGACATCTACGATTGGACCGCCGACGTCCTCGGCGGGCTTTGTTCGGTCGTCATCGCCCGCCCGATCGGACGCTTCATCGAGCGCAAAACCGCGCCCTTGGATACCGACACGGACGCAACGAGCTGA
- the rpmH gene encoding 50S ribosomal protein L34 has product MSKRTYQPSKRSRKNQHGFRARMKTKSGRDIIRRRRAKGRKRLIPKGAELQYKRHTTQH; this is encoded by the coding sequence ATGTCCAAGCGCACCTACCAGCCGTCGAAACGCTCCCGCAAGAACCAGCACGGGTTCCGTGCACGTATGAAGACCAAGTCCGGTCGTGACATCATCCGCCGTCGTCGTGCCAAGGGCCGCAAGCGTTTGATTCCGAAAGGTGCGGAGCTTCAGTACAAGCGTCACACCACCCAGCACTAA